The following are encoded in a window of Chaetodon auriga isolate fChaAug3 chromosome 24, fChaAug3.hap1, whole genome shotgun sequence genomic DNA:
- the cyld3 gene encoding ubiquitin carboxyl-terminal hydrolase CYLD isoform X1, whose amino-acid sequence MSGGHEPHRKRRPPKMFLISTDLKVQDQLDGPIRLQRGFMCQEQDKSRGDSLWVKVLDNDIMLKLERKFLHEVPAELSGLLEPVSDPEARLRLLSNPGRLQQLASLPVDAPLWVQIGQQDELAEADLKYIGPLTRGSSAVVFGVQLKGSAVGKGTSSGSYKGHRLFSCPEACALFLPVSHIRLRHWSRSNGSDAHERARERDHHHRSGSNHPSNGHHSNNDRPNQHPSRHISFHQHRPSSPPQPLASGILPRTAESVPAQSQIQVRGPASPPPFHVGQRVCFPLEDNVYGGEVHFCGLLPGRSSSGMYVGVVLDVPVGNWDGFYKGEKLCHIPSPLYGQLLPVSRVSSEPKSHRHNPPLQISKSILKPVPLSVSKPGPASPPAPAPKVALMPPTKQALGPPPLPPPKPGHKPLPPPPLPPPKPRSPTSPTTADQLQHTNGVHGPPSPLRSLDCGEAAGEDGEAGLDELEVGSMVEVNDPPLFGVIRWIGRIKGIPEQVAGIELDQELSAGTDGSYLGERHFRCPANKGLFVKLRNCRRDSRFPAPETPVNQVERCNSIAFAEWGSERVEDHTPPVDGDEASELYQGWKRGIQGHLNSCYLDATLFSLFSCCSSADWVLFWPSDTETDQNSSQAQDLLRCEIVNPLRRYGYVCASKTMALRRLLEAANSDMGFTNQEKDPEEFLNKLFQLLRVEPLLKIRSMTQQPQECHLYQLFPPTLPPSPSSPLPLSPADSPIPLASLSSSRMRVASVQALLESSFLHSGLKFVEAPSCLLLLMPRFGKDFKMFDAILPTLSLDITDLLDDTLRQCSICQAVAEWECFQCYEDLDITPGQLKQYCQTCNTQVHSHRKRASHSPVNIAVPGGPWTGPLHCTRQRMSLFAVTCIETSHYVSFVKHGPLPTDWLFFDSMADREGGENGFNIPQVKACPEVGRYLSLSEEELSRVEPTSLREPARRLLCDAYMCLYHSPELSLYK is encoded by the exons ATGTCAGGGGGCCACGAGCCGCATAGGAAGCGCCGCCCCCCCAAAATGTTTTTGATCTCGACCGACCTGAAGGTCCAGGACCAGCTGGATGGTCCCATTCGGCTGCAGCGGGGGTTCATGTGCCAGGAGCAGGATAAGAGCCGAGGCGACAGCCTTTGGGTCAAG GTGTTGGACAATGACATCATGTTAAAACTGGAGAGGAAGTTCCTGCACGAAGTCCCGGCTGAGCTGAGCGGCCTGTTGGAGCCTGTGTCTGATCCGGAGGCCCGCCTGAGACTGCTGA gcAATCCCGGGAGGCTGCAGCAGTTGGCCTCTTTGCCTGTTGACGCTCCTCTGTGGGTACAAATAGGCCAGCAGGACGAGCTGGCAGAGGCAGACCTCAAATACATCGGGCCGCTGACCAGAGGGAGCAGCGCTGTGGTGTTTGGAGTACAGCTCAAG GGTTCAGCTGTAGGAAAAGGGACGAGCAGCGGTTCCTATAAGGGCCATCGGCTCTTCAGCTGCCCAGAAGCCTGCGCCCTCTTCCTCCCGGTCAGCCACATCAGGCTCCGCCACTGGTCTCGCAGCAACGGCTCCGACGCGCACGAGCGCGCCCGCGAGCGAGACCACCACCACCGCAGCGGCAGTAATCACCCCAGCAATGGGCACCACAGCAACAACGACCGTCCGAACCAGCATCCCAGTCGTCACATTAGCTTCCACCAGCATCGTCCCAGCAGCCCTCCTCAGCCGCTCGCCAGCGGCATCCTCCCTCGCACAGCCGAGTCGGTGCCAGCTCAGAGCCAGATCCAGGTCCGAGGCCCCGCGTCACCTCCACCGTTCCACGTCGGCCAGAGGGTGTGTTTCCCCCTGGAGGACAACGTCTATGGAGGGGAGGTGCACTTCTGCGGTCTCCTGCCTGGCCGATCCTCGTCAGGGATGTATGTCGGAGTTGTGCTG GACGTTCCTGTGGGTAACTGGGACGGGTTTTATAAAGGAGAGAAGCTCTGCCACATTCCTTCCCCTCTGTATGGACAACTTCTGCCAGTCTCCAGGGTTTCCTCAG AGCCTAAATCCCACCGTCACAACCCTCCTCTCCAAATTTCCAAATCCATCCTGAAGCCAGTGCCGCTCTCCGTCTCTAAACCAGGCCCCGCGTCACCACCCGCCCCTGCCCCCAAGGTCGCCCTGATGCCGCCCACCAAACAAGCACTCGGACCCCCTCCGCTGCCGCCGCCGAAGCCCGGCCACAAACCCctgcctcctccccctctcccgCCTCCCAAACCCCGCAGCCCGACGTCACCGACCACCGCCGACCAGCTGCAGCACACCAACGGCGTGCACGGCCCTCCTTCGCCGCTGAGGTCGCTGGActgtggagaagctgcaggCGAGGACGGAGAGGCGGGCCTGGATGAGCTGGAGGTGGGGTCGATGGTCGAAGTGAACGACCCGCCGCTTTTTGGGGTCATTCGCTGGATCGGACGGATCAAGGGGATTCCAGAGCAAGTGGCAGGAATTGAGCTG gaccAGGAGCTGTCTGCGGGGACAGACGGCAGTTACCTCGGTGAACGTCACTTCCGTTGCCCGGCCAACAAGGGGCTGTTTGTCAAGCTTCGCAACTGCAGGCGAGACTCCAGGTTTCCCGCCCCCGAGACGCCCGTCAATCAAGTGGAGCGATGCAACTCTATCG CCTTCGCAGAGTGGGGCAGCGAGCGCGTGGAGGACCACACTCCCCCCGTGGACGGGGACGAGGCCAGTGAGCTGTACCAGGGCTGGAAGAGGGGCATCCAGGGTCACCTCAACTCCTGCTACCTGGACGCTACGCTGTTCAG tctgttctcctgctgcagctcagcagactGGGTGTTGTTTTGGCCCTCTGACACGGAAACAGACCAGAACTCCAGTCAGGCTCAGGACCTGCTGCGCTGTGAGATCGTCAACCCCCTGCGAag GTATGGCTACGTGTGTGCCAGTAAGACCATGGCCTTGAGGCGACTGCTGGAGGCTGCAAACAGCGACATGGGCTTCACCAACCaggagaaag ACCCTGAAGAGTTCCTCAACAAGCTTTTCCAGCTCCTCCGAGTGGAGCCGCTCCTCAAGATCAG aTCGATGACCCAGCAGCCTCAGGAGTGTCACCTCTACCAGCTCTTCCCTCctaccctccctccctctccctcctcgcCCTTACCCCTCTCCCCAGCTGACTCTCCCATCCCTCTCGCCTCGCTGTCGTCCAGCCGGATGAGGGTCGCCAGCGTCCAGGCGCTGCTGGAgtcctccttcctccactccGGCCTCAAGTTTGTCGAG GCTCCCTCCTGCCTCTTGCTGCTCATGCCTCGCTTTGGAAAGGACTTCAAAATGTTTGACGCCATCTTGCCGACCCTCAGCCTCGACATCACAGACCTGCTGGACGACA ctcTGAGGCAGTGCAGCATCTGTCAGGCTGTAGCTGAGTGGGAGTGTTTCCAGTGTTATGAGGACTTAGACATCACTCCAGGTCAACTCAAACAGTACTGCCAGACCTGCAACACACAG GTCCACAGTCACAGGAAGCGGGCGTCCCACAGCCCGGTGAACATTGCTGTCCCAGGGGGACCGTGGACCGGCCCTCTGCACTGCACCCGCCAGCGGATGTCCCTCTTTGCCGTGACGTGCATCGAGACCAGCCATTACGTGAGCTTCGTGAAGCACGGGCCCCTCCCCACCGACTGGCTGTTCTTTGACAGCATGGCGGACCGGGAAG GCGGCGAGAACGGCTTCAACATCCCGCAGGTGAAGGCGTGTCCGGAGGTGGGCCGCTACCTCAGCCTGTcggaggaggagctgagcagAGTCGAGCCCACCTCCTTACGGGAGCCGGCCCGCCGCCTGCTGTGTGACGCCTACATGTGTCTGTACCACAGCCCCGAGCTCAGCCTCTACAAGTGA
- the cyld3 gene encoding ubiquitin carboxyl-terminal hydrolase CYLD isoform X2, with protein MSGGHEPHRKRRPPKMFLISTDLKVQDQLDGPIRLQRGFMCQEQDKSRGDSLWVKVLDNDIMLKLERKFLHEVPAELSGLLEPVSDPEARLRLLSNPGRLQQLASLPVDAPLWVQIGQQDELAEADLKYIGPLTRGSSAVVFGVQLKGSAVGKGTSSGSYKGHRLFSCPEACALFLPVSHIRLRHWSRSNGSDAHERARERDHHHRSGSNHPSNGHHSNNDRPNQHPSRHISFHQHRPSSPPQPLASGILPRTAESVPAQSQIQVRGPASPPPFHVGQRVCFPLEDNVYGGEVHFCGLLPGRSSSGMYVGVVLDVPVGNWDGFYKGEKLCHIPSPLYGQLLPVSRVSSEPKSHRHNPPLQISKSILKPVPLSVSKPGPASPPAPAPKVALMPPTKQALGPPPLPPPKPGHKPLPPPPLPPPKPRSPTSPTTADQLQHTNGVHGPPSPLRSLDCGEAAGEDGEAGLDELEVGSMVEVNDPPLFGVIRWIGRIKGIPEQVAGIELDQELSAGTDGSYLGERHFRCPANKGLFVKLRNCRRDSRFPAPETPVNQVERCNSIAFAEWGSERVEDHTPPVDGDEASELYQGWKRGIQGHLNSCYLDATLFRYGYVCASKTMALRRLLEAANSDMGFTNQEKDPEEFLNKLFQLLRVEPLLKIRSMTQQPQECHLYQLFPPTLPPSPSSPLPLSPADSPIPLASLSSSRMRVASVQALLESSFLHSGLKFVEAPSCLLLLMPRFGKDFKMFDAILPTLSLDITDLLDDTLRQCSICQAVAEWECFQCYEDLDITPGQLKQYCQTCNTQVHSHRKRASHSPVNIAVPGGPWTGPLHCTRQRMSLFAVTCIETSHYVSFVKHGPLPTDWLFFDSMADREGGENGFNIPQVKACPEVGRYLSLSEEELSRVEPTSLREPARRLLCDAYMCLYHSPELSLYK; from the exons ATGTCAGGGGGCCACGAGCCGCATAGGAAGCGCCGCCCCCCCAAAATGTTTTTGATCTCGACCGACCTGAAGGTCCAGGACCAGCTGGATGGTCCCATTCGGCTGCAGCGGGGGTTCATGTGCCAGGAGCAGGATAAGAGCCGAGGCGACAGCCTTTGGGTCAAG GTGTTGGACAATGACATCATGTTAAAACTGGAGAGGAAGTTCCTGCACGAAGTCCCGGCTGAGCTGAGCGGCCTGTTGGAGCCTGTGTCTGATCCGGAGGCCCGCCTGAGACTGCTGA gcAATCCCGGGAGGCTGCAGCAGTTGGCCTCTTTGCCTGTTGACGCTCCTCTGTGGGTACAAATAGGCCAGCAGGACGAGCTGGCAGAGGCAGACCTCAAATACATCGGGCCGCTGACCAGAGGGAGCAGCGCTGTGGTGTTTGGAGTACAGCTCAAG GGTTCAGCTGTAGGAAAAGGGACGAGCAGCGGTTCCTATAAGGGCCATCGGCTCTTCAGCTGCCCAGAAGCCTGCGCCCTCTTCCTCCCGGTCAGCCACATCAGGCTCCGCCACTGGTCTCGCAGCAACGGCTCCGACGCGCACGAGCGCGCCCGCGAGCGAGACCACCACCACCGCAGCGGCAGTAATCACCCCAGCAATGGGCACCACAGCAACAACGACCGTCCGAACCAGCATCCCAGTCGTCACATTAGCTTCCACCAGCATCGTCCCAGCAGCCCTCCTCAGCCGCTCGCCAGCGGCATCCTCCCTCGCACAGCCGAGTCGGTGCCAGCTCAGAGCCAGATCCAGGTCCGAGGCCCCGCGTCACCTCCACCGTTCCACGTCGGCCAGAGGGTGTGTTTCCCCCTGGAGGACAACGTCTATGGAGGGGAGGTGCACTTCTGCGGTCTCCTGCCTGGCCGATCCTCGTCAGGGATGTATGTCGGAGTTGTGCTG GACGTTCCTGTGGGTAACTGGGACGGGTTTTATAAAGGAGAGAAGCTCTGCCACATTCCTTCCCCTCTGTATGGACAACTTCTGCCAGTCTCCAGGGTTTCCTCAG AGCCTAAATCCCACCGTCACAACCCTCCTCTCCAAATTTCCAAATCCATCCTGAAGCCAGTGCCGCTCTCCGTCTCTAAACCAGGCCCCGCGTCACCACCCGCCCCTGCCCCCAAGGTCGCCCTGATGCCGCCCACCAAACAAGCACTCGGACCCCCTCCGCTGCCGCCGCCGAAGCCCGGCCACAAACCCctgcctcctccccctctcccgCCTCCCAAACCCCGCAGCCCGACGTCACCGACCACCGCCGACCAGCTGCAGCACACCAACGGCGTGCACGGCCCTCCTTCGCCGCTGAGGTCGCTGGActgtggagaagctgcaggCGAGGACGGAGAGGCGGGCCTGGATGAGCTGGAGGTGGGGTCGATGGTCGAAGTGAACGACCCGCCGCTTTTTGGGGTCATTCGCTGGATCGGACGGATCAAGGGGATTCCAGAGCAAGTGGCAGGAATTGAGCTG gaccAGGAGCTGTCTGCGGGGACAGACGGCAGTTACCTCGGTGAACGTCACTTCCGTTGCCCGGCCAACAAGGGGCTGTTTGTCAAGCTTCGCAACTGCAGGCGAGACTCCAGGTTTCCCGCCCCCGAGACGCCCGTCAATCAAGTGGAGCGATGCAACTCTATCG CCTTCGCAGAGTGGGGCAGCGAGCGCGTGGAGGACCACACTCCCCCCGTGGACGGGGACGAGGCCAGTGAGCTGTACCAGGGCTGGAAGAGGGGCATCCAGGGTCACCTCAACTCCTGCTACCTGGACGCTACGCTGTTCAG GTATGGCTACGTGTGTGCCAGTAAGACCATGGCCTTGAGGCGACTGCTGGAGGCTGCAAACAGCGACATGGGCTTCACCAACCaggagaaag ACCCTGAAGAGTTCCTCAACAAGCTTTTCCAGCTCCTCCGAGTGGAGCCGCTCCTCAAGATCAG aTCGATGACCCAGCAGCCTCAGGAGTGTCACCTCTACCAGCTCTTCCCTCctaccctccctccctctccctcctcgcCCTTACCCCTCTCCCCAGCTGACTCTCCCATCCCTCTCGCCTCGCTGTCGTCCAGCCGGATGAGGGTCGCCAGCGTCCAGGCGCTGCTGGAgtcctccttcctccactccGGCCTCAAGTTTGTCGAG GCTCCCTCCTGCCTCTTGCTGCTCATGCCTCGCTTTGGAAAGGACTTCAAAATGTTTGACGCCATCTTGCCGACCCTCAGCCTCGACATCACAGACCTGCTGGACGACA ctcTGAGGCAGTGCAGCATCTGTCAGGCTGTAGCTGAGTGGGAGTGTTTCCAGTGTTATGAGGACTTAGACATCACTCCAGGTCAACTCAAACAGTACTGCCAGACCTGCAACACACAG GTCCACAGTCACAGGAAGCGGGCGTCCCACAGCCCGGTGAACATTGCTGTCCCAGGGGGACCGTGGACCGGCCCTCTGCACTGCACCCGCCAGCGGATGTCCCTCTTTGCCGTGACGTGCATCGAGACCAGCCATTACGTGAGCTTCGTGAAGCACGGGCCCCTCCCCACCGACTGGCTGTTCTTTGACAGCATGGCGGACCGGGAAG GCGGCGAGAACGGCTTCAACATCCCGCAGGTGAAGGCGTGTCCGGAGGTGGGCCGCTACCTCAGCCTGTcggaggaggagctgagcagAGTCGAGCCCACCTCCTTACGGGAGCCGGCCCGCCGCCTGCTGTGTGACGCCTACATGTGTCTGTACCACAGCCCCGAGCTCAGCCTCTACAAGTGA
- the emc4 gene encoding ER membrane protein complex subunit 4 encodes MASPGRQGGGGGGGGGGGALSTRGGSGARRMKWALELSLGSTRSRGDRQGGQGDVVYPIGYSEKPVPDTSIQETDKNLVEKRCWDVALGPLKQIPMNLFIMYMSGNTISIFPIMMVCMMAWRPIQALMSMSATFKLLESSSQQWLQGLVYLIGNLLGSALAIYKCQSMGLLPTHSSDWLAFIEPPQRMEILGGGMVL; translated from the exons ATGGCGTCTCCAGGGAGacaagggggaggagggggaggaggaggaggaggaggagctctgTCGACGAGAGGAGGCAGCGGGGCCCGGAGGATGAAGTGGGCTCTGGAGCTGAGCTTGGGCAGCACCAG gagtcGTGGTGACCGTCAGGGCGGTCAGGGAGACGTCGTCTACCCCATTGGCTACTCTGAGAAACCCGTCCCTGACACCAGCATCCAGGAGACGGACAAGAACCTGGTGGAGAAG CGCTGCTGGGACGTGGCTCTCGGGCCCCTGAAGCAGATCCCCATGAACCTGTTCATCATGTACATGTCGGGCAACACCATCTCCATCTTCCCCATCATGATGGTGTGCATGATGGCCTGGAGGCCCATACAGGCGCTCATGTCCATGTCTGCCA CCTTCAAGCTGTTGGAGAGCTCCAGTCAGCAGTGGCTTCAGGGCCTCGTCTACCTGATCGGGAACCTCCTGGGCTCGGCACTGGCCATCTACAAGTGCCAGTCGATGGGACTGCTCCCGACACActcatctgattggctggcttTCATAGAGCCGCCTCAG AGGATGGAGATCCTGGGTGGAGGGATGGTGTTGTGA